The nucleotide sequence TTTTATTACTGTTATCCAACCGCGAAAACGTCCGCATTGAATTACTGATATTGCGAATGCGATCGGTTCCCTGTTTCATGGAAGAAAGCATTTTCGGCAAGTCTTCTAGTACAAATTCTAAATCGATGTCTTCGGCATCGTCCTCAATTTCTGGTGCGGGTTCGGGGTAGTGTTGCTGATAAAGTGATAGGTGATCGATCACGTCTTCAGTATATTCGAGTGCGTGGTCGATATTGCCGGCAATAAAGCCAAGGGGATTGTTGATTTCATGAGCGATCCCTGCCATTAATTGACCGAGAGTTGCCATTTTTTCGCCCTGCACGATCTGGATTTGGGCTTCTTGCAGTTTTTCTAGGGAATCTTCTAACTGTTTGGCATAATTTTGAGATTCCTGATAAAGTCTGGCATTTTCTAGGGAAATGGCAGCTTGAGAACAAAGAACTTTTAGCACTTCTAATCTGTCGCTCGTGAAGGCTGCTTTGGTGAGATTATTTTCCAGGTAAAGTATAGCGATCGTGTGGCCTTGATTGAGCAGCGGAGTACACAATATACTTTTGGGTTGATGTTCGATTATGTAAGGATCGCCAGTAAAACGATCGGCACTCGCACCGTCATCAATGACTAGCGTTTCTTTAGTATTTTGCACGTAATTAACGATACTCATGGGAGTATCAGTGGAGGAATAAATCGGAATCGATTGGATGATGGATTCGCTTTGGCTTCCTCCATTCGCACTGCTACAAATGGCAAGTGCTTCCCTGTCCAAATTCCCTGATTTGGTCAAGATGAGACAAGCTTTTTGGGCACCAGCATTTTCCATCAATACTTGCATTAATTTAGAGAGCAACTTATCGAGATTAATTTCCTCTGATAGCGCTTGAGATGCTTTGATTACCGAATAGATGTCCAACACGTCTGAAATTGTTTTGCTAGTAGAACTGATTGTTTTGTTTATGGGATGCGTCGCGAGTGCGTCGCGGAGGTTGAAAGTAATTTTTTCTTGTTGCAGAATAGGAGTGAGTAATTCGGGATAGCGTTTTTCCAAATCCTCTACTTTAGCTTTAGCTCCCCAACGACTGTAGGCATAGTAGGCATCAATCATATAAGTTTGGGCAATTTTAGCTTTTCCCCATTCCAGGTAAAACTTTGCTGCCAGTTCGTCAGCGAGAGCTTCTTCTTGAATATACCCGTTTTCTTTAGCTCCGGCAATGGCGCAATCGTACATTTTCATCGCTTCTATTTTTTTGTCCAAAATTCTATTTAGTTCGGCTTGGACTAAATAAAGTTTATGCAAATGATTCATGGGAGCAAAATTTGCCCAGTTTTCCATTTTTTCTTGATTGGCGATCGCTTTTAACAAAATATTTTTTTGTTCGGATTCCGGAGCATCATTATAAAGTGCCATCCGCGCCAAAGAATCGTACAAATAAAATGTTGGAATTACCAGCATTCCCGTCACACCGTCTAAATACTTTTCCGCTTGTTCTGCATTGGCTAAAGCTTGTTGAAATTCTCCGAATATATAACTGAGAGTAAGTTTATTAAAATATAATATATGCAGCGCAAGGCGATCGTTAACTTTTTCGTGTTGCGGTAACGATTCCGTTTCATTGTAAGCTTGTCCTACCAAACAGGACGGACGATCCGATCGCTCCATTAAATTTAATACAGTTTGTCGATGAATCGCACTCCAAATACATACCGTTTCTTGCTTGAATTGACTGAAAGCACGGCTGTAGATTGCTACTTCTTGTTCGTGTTGGGACAATTCTGCACCGATTAAGTAGGAATTGAAACATTCATACACTCCACAATAGGCTGCAAATTCTAAATCTCCCGTTTCTAACCCAATTTGATATCCCGATCGCAAAAATTTTAGCGTTTCTCGTCCATGTTCTTGCCAATGTTTGATGTCTCCACCTACATTGATCGATACTTTAGCTGTAATTTCTTTAGCATGGAACCGCGCCAGCGTCTTTAAAGCTAATTGACCGAATTGATAACCCGCTTCTAAATTTCCGACTACGCCACACAGAATTGTGCCATAGATAGCATAACTGTATGCTGATAGCGGAGCATTTCCATATTTGATGGATAAATTTATTTCTTCGCAGACAATCAGTGGTAACAATTGAGGAATAGCTATATAAGCAGCTGCTGTTATACTTGCCAAAAAACGTAGCGCGGCTTTTTTATCTGCTTCGGTCATGTCCGGCAGATTGATTAAATCCTCGATCTGCTTGCTATTCCAATTGGCAGCTGTTGATTCTAATGCGTATTGAATATCCAACTGGCTGGGGGATTTAGGAAAACTTACACCTAACTGCTCTAAAATTGGCAGTGCAGTTTCTATGGCTTCCACAAACTTCTTTTGCGCTGCATAAGCCTGAAGTTTAACTTCATAAACTTTGACTTTATCCAGCAAAGTTTTAGCTTGTTGCAGCACATCTTCAAATAGCAAATTCATCAGCTCGAAGTTGCCGCACAAGTATGCAGCCTCTGCGGCTTCTTCGTGCAAAGCTAATGTCAGATCGTAATGATTTTGCCAGCTATCTTTTGGCAGCAATTTCATGCCGGTGGTTAAGTATCTGAGTGCAGCAGTGTAAGCGGTTGAAGCTTTTACTTTGCGTCCGGCAATCAGATTCAGTTGCGCTAATTGACTGCGTTCGGCTGGAGCGCTAATTAACGCGGCTCCATAATTTAACTGATTGACAATATCTAAAATATTCTCTTCTTGTCGCTCTACAGGTGTATTGCTAAGCAGCAGTTGCCCGATTTTTAAATGCGTAGCTTTTTTTCGCTCTTCTGGAATTAGAAAATAAGCTGCTTGCTGGACGCGATCGTGCAAAAATTTGTAAGTAGCTAATTCATAATTGGCAATCTGTAATTGCTCAGATTCTGACTCATTGGCTGTTGACAATAAATTGCGATCGCTTGAATGAAAAAATTTGTAAATTTCGCTTTTGGGTATAACCAATCCTTCTTGCAGCGCTTTCCACAGATCGGCTGCCGTTTCTGCGGGCGACTTCTCGTATACAATAGCAAGAGTGTTTAAATCAAAAGAGTTGCCAATACAGGCAGCCAGTTTCAGCACTTCCTGAGTATTTGCCGGCAACTTCTGTAACTGAAGCGCCATAAACTCCACCACATCATCTGTCAAACACTGCGCCTTAACTTGAGCGAGATCGCATTGCCAATACCTCGCTTCAAAATTAAAATTAATCAATCCATCTTCATATAAAGCTTTGAGAAATTGATTGCTAAAAAAGGGATTTCCCTTAGTTTTTGTATAAACCTGTTGGGTAAGCGGCAGGGCAATTTCTGGCGGACAGATGAGCGTGTCGGCAATCAGACGATTTAAGTTGTTTGAATTTAAAGGTGCGAGGGTAATTGTATTAACGGTTACCTCTTTTTTGCGAAGTTCCTCTAAGGTCAGCATCAAAGGATGCCCGTTCAAAACTTCGTTATCTCGATAAGCACCGATCAGCAACAAATAGCGCATATCGGTTTCGCTCATCAACAATTCGATTAACTTTAAAGAAGCAGAGTCTGCCCACTGCAAATCATCCAAAAATATTACCAGAGGATGAGAAGGACTGCTAAATACGCGCATAAACTTTAAAAACACCAAGTTAAACCGATTTAGAGCAGCACTTGGTTCTAATTCCGGCACTGGTGGCTGTACACCTATCAGTCGTTCTAATTCGGGAACAACATCAATAATTACCTGTCCGTTTTCTCCGACTGCATCGAGAATTTTTACTTTCCACTGTTCTATTTGTTGAGGGGTTTCGCTGTGCAATTGACTTATCAAGTCGCGCAAAGCTTGCGCGATCGCATAAAAAGGAATGTTGCGCTGGAATTGGTCGAATTTTCCTCTAATAAAACAGCCGCGTTGCCGCACAATGGGTTTGTGGACTTCGTTGACGACGGCGGTTTTCCCAATTCCTGAATAACCTGTCACTAAGATTATTTCGATTTGGGATTTGGGATTTGGGATTTGGGATTGGGGGTTAAATTCTTCTTTGCTGACTCGATTTTCCTGCGGATACGCTACGCGATCGAACGCCGCCAGTAGGGTAGCGACTTCTTTTTCTCTGCCGTAGAGTTTTTCGGGGATGAGAAAGCGATCGGAAATATCCCGCGCACCTAACGCAAAATTGGCAATCTTCCCAGAATTTTCCCAGTCTCGCTGGCAGGTTTCTAGGTCGTGCTTCAACCCCAAGGCACTCTGATACCGGTCTTCCGCCATCTTCGCCATCAGTTTTTCAATGATATCAGAAATAACTTGGGGAATTTCCGGGTTAATACTGTGTACCGAAGGGGGAAGCTTGGCAATGTGACAGTATACTAACTCCATTGGGTCGGTGGTAGTAAAAGGTAACTGTCCGGTCAGCAGCTCGTAGAATGTGATACCCAAAGAGTAATAGTCGCTGCGATAGTCAATCCCTCGGTTCATTCTTCCTGTTTGTTCGGGAGACAGGTAAGTGAGGGTACCTTCCAAGACGTTGGGTGAAACAAGTGCTTGACTTTCGCGGGGAAGAAGGGAAGAGATACTGAAGTCGGTGATTTTAATTTCTTTTGTATGGGGGTTTATTAACAGGTTGGCGGGTTTGATATCTTTGTGAATCAGCCGCTGACGATGCAGTTTTTCTAATGTGGCGGTAATTTGAATGGCAATGTCAAGAAATTCTGATAATATTACGGGACGGGTATTTGTATAGTCTTTCAAAGAAATGCCGCCAAAGTCTTCCATGACTAGGGCAAAACCGTTACAGTAGTTTTCTAGACTGTAGGGTTGGATGACGCCTTGTAGGTTAAGATTTTTAGCTATGGTATACTGATTCCGGAACTGAACAAGTTGGTTGAAGCTGGGATACTCACTCCGCATCATTTTCAGGACGACAGGTTGAGAATCCGACTGCCGCAGTCCTCTGTATACCACTGTTCTCGAACTTGAGTAGATTTCCGAAAAGATGCTATAGCCAGATAAGACAATCATGGTAGGGGTTTCAGCGAGATAGCTTTGAGAACGATCGGCACTGAGTAAGCTCGCGTCCGGGAGATATTATATTATCGGTCATAACATAAATATTTTTCTAGGGGGGAGGAAACAAAAAAAATAAAATAAACTTTAAATTTTCTACTAAAGATAAATTTTTTAGTAGTTCAACTTATCGAGCTTGTAGAAAAAAGATTTAATTCAAAACAGAATCATAGCTGTGGGAAGTTAGGCGATTATTTTTAGCGAGCAATAGAAAGATATAATAATTGATAATCGAAGATGTTGAAAGTAATTAATATTGCGAATATAGTCAAGATATCTAACAGTATAAAAACTTTTTTATTCAAATAAATGGCTCTCCCGCAGTTCAGGTCACCAGATTTTGGATGACAGGATTAACTGCTCGGAAATGTTTTCTAAATCAAAGCTAATTTCTTCAGTTTGATTAGGGTAGAGATACCAGATCGCCATATAGTTGTATCGTTGGTGCTGTTAAACAGGTTACGGATAATTGGCTAGCCGAGCCAAAATTTGCTACAAAGTAAAAGAACTGCTAATACGTTAAATAATATGTTGAACAAAAATTTAGCGATCGCTACTGCCGGAGTGACGATCGCGCTTTCTACTGGTTTATTGCTTCCAAGCGCGACTGCGGCACAAAGTTTCGATCGCATTTACGTTTTTGGTGATAGTCTCTCGGATATTGGCAATGTTTACGAAGCTACTGACAAAGAAAATCCTCTCAGTCCGCCTTATTTTAAAGGGCGATATTCTAATGGCCCTGTTTGGGTAGAATATCTCGCCTCTGATTTGAAATTACCCTTAAATCTCAATAATAATTTTGCTTACGGAGGTGCTACAACTGGGAATTCTCAAAGTGTACCTCTGGGAGTGTTAGCGCAAATCGAAAAGTTTAAAGCCAGTAAATCTACTAGCGATCGCAATCCTCTTTATATTATATGGGCTGGTGCGAATGATTACCTGGGTGGTGGAATCGATACTACTGTACCTGTTAATAATTTAACCAGTGCGGTGAAGTCGATCGCCGCTGTTGGCGGTAAAAATATTGTTGTAGTTAATTTGCCGGATTTAGGTAAGCTTCCGGGGACGCGAACAACGGAACGCGCCACTTTACTCAGCAATTTGACTGCAAAGCATAACAGCGAATTAGCTGCTGCGATCGACAATTTGCGGCAGCAATTAAACCCAGATATCAAATTGAAATATTTAGATGTTAACTCTATCTTTAACCAAGTTAGCAGCAATCCAAGCAAATACGGCTTTACTAATGTAACCGAACCGTGTTTCAAAGTACCAATTAAATGCAGTAATCCCGATCGCTATTTATTTTGGGATAACATTCACCCCACAACTGCCGCTCATAAGTTATTAGTAGAGTTAGGCTCTCCTACGATAACAGATCGGCCAAAATCTTCTAATTTTTCTATTCCTTTATTTACGATAGTGCTGACAGCTTTGATTTTTAGTATTTTAGGTTTTGGCTTGATAGCAAAACGCCGGAAAAACAGTAAAAATAAATAAGATAATCTGCTATATCTTCTCTTCATTAGACAACATTTCCAAAACTTTACATCTTCCCATCGCCAGATCGAACATATGCAATCCGAAATGTCGGGAGAGTTCTTCGCAAACTTTCACACCGCGAACGCTGTTACCCCTTTCATCCAATAGAGGGGAAAACACAGCAATACCGATTTGATTGGGAACTACAACAATAATTCCGCCGCTAATGCCACTTTTGGCGGGAAGCCCGACTTTGTACGCCCATTCACCGGCATAGTTATACATCCCGCAGGTGTACATGACGCTGAGAATATCTTTAACATAAGAACTATCGACAGCTTGTTCTCCCGTGATGGGATTGATGCCGTTATTGGCTAAAGTCGCCGCCATCACTGCCAAATCGTGACAGTTAACCATTAAGGAACACTGCTGAAAATATAAGTCGATCGCTTCATCAATTTTTTCATCAATCATGCCAAAATGGTGCATGAGGTGCGCCATTGCCCGGTTGCGATGTCCGGTAGTTCGTTCTGACATAAAAACTGATATATCGATAAAAATATCGTTGTGACCGATATATCGCCGGAACATATCCAACATTCGATTCAAGCGTTCTGTTGGCCCCGCACCTTTGATTAAACTGGTAGTAGCGATCGCACCCGCATTCACCATTGGATTATATGGTCGTTTCGAGCTTTCATCTAAGACGATCGCATTAAATGCGTCTCCCGTCGGTTCCACACCAACTTTACTCAAAACATAATCCCGTCCCCGATCCTCAAGTACCATCCCATATACAAATACCTTAGAAATAGATTGAATTGTGAATAATTGATGGCAATCGCCCACCTCGAAAACCCGACCGTCCAACGCGATCGCACAGATACCGAACAAATCCGGGTTTGCCTTTGCCAGTTCCGGGATGTAAGTCGCGACCTTACCGTCCCGGAGTGACTGGTACTTGAGATGCAAGTCGTTCAAAAACGACTGAAATGGCGATGCGACAACCTCAGATGGGTTAATCTCTGCTTCCCGATTGTCTCCACTTGCCATAATCTTTAAGATCCTGCCCTTAAGAATCTCTCTTTTTTAAGAATATCTCCAATGGGCAACTGACTGATGATGGAATGGGAACAGAAAACTAAAAAATTACATCAATGCTGGAATTTATTGACCGATCTCTCGCGATTAATATAGGTATATTTTTGCTTTCAGCTTTGGCAATTGCCATCAGCGGTAGCTTGATGACGGCTATAGCCGATCGTCTCTCCGAAAAAACCGGATTGGGACAAGCGCTGATGGGTGCCCTATTTTTGGGATTTAGCACCTCCTTACCTGGGATTGTTACCTCGGTCACAGCTGCCGCCTCTGGCTATCCAGAACTGGCAATTAGCAACGCGCTGGGCGATATCGCCGCGCAAACGGCGTTTTTGGGAATTGCCGATATCACTTACCTAGAGGCTAATTTGGAATACGCAGCTGCTGATGCTGCTACCCTGACGCAAGGAACGCTGCTGATAGTTTTACTAGCTATTCCTTTACTGACGAGGGCTTATCCATCGGTTAATATTTGGGGAGTTCATCCCGCTTCGATCGCACTCGTAGCCACATATATTTTCGGTTTGCGTCTGGTCGCCGATGCACAAAATCTGCCCATGTGGAAACCCCAGCAGGCAGAAAAGACAAATGTTGAGGAACTGCAAGCAACCGAGTCGGATAGTCCGGGATTAATTAGTTTGTGGTTGCGTTTCTTTTTGCTAGCCCTCGTTCTTGGCATTGCAGGCTATGGAGTGGAAGAAGCGGGAGTCGCGATTGCCGACTCTACAAGTCTTTCCGAAAATGCTGTTGGCAGTCTCTTCACTGCCATATCTACCTCACTTCCGGAACTGGTGACAACAATAGCGGCTGTACAGCGTGGGGCTTATACTCTAGCAGTTAGTGGTGTTTTGGGTGGCAATAGCTTCGACGTATTAGTTTTAGCTTTGTGCGACTTAGTTTATCCCCACGGATCGATTTATCCAGCTTTGACGCAAGACAAAGTTTTCGTTCTTGCCTTAACTATCCTGATGACTGGGATTTTACTCTTAGGCTTGTTGCGTCGGGAAGAACATGGAATTGGCAACATCGGCTTTGAGAGTTTCTTCGTGCTGTTGCTGTATTTAGGTGGGTTTTTGCTGGTGTTTTTCTCTAGTTGATCCGTTCTAGGGGCTAGGGAAGAGGGGATAGCCCAGATGAATCTGGTGAAGCCAACAAAAGCTTCTCCAGATTAGGTTTTGATGATGAATAATTTGGGGATTGTAAGTAGTCGGACAAAAGTAATCGACACTGTATGAACTTTTGTTAAGGCACTTGCAGGAGTGCCTTCGCACAGCGTGCCGTAGGCATATCGTGCATCGGCAC is from Aerosakkonema funiforme FACHB-1375 and encodes:
- a CDS encoding trifunctional serine/threonine-protein kinase/ATP-binding protein/sensor histidine kinase; the protein is MIVLSGYSIFSEIYSSSRTVVYRGLRQSDSQPVVLKMMRSEYPSFNQLVQFRNQYTIAKNLNLQGVIQPYSLENYCNGFALVMEDFGGISLKDYTNTRPVILSEFLDIAIQITATLEKLHRQRLIHKDIKPANLLINPHTKEIKITDFSISSLLPRESQALVSPNVLEGTLTYLSPEQTGRMNRGIDYRSDYYSLGITFYELLTGQLPFTTTDPMELVYCHIAKLPPSVHSINPEIPQVISDIIEKLMAKMAEDRYQSALGLKHDLETCQRDWENSGKIANFALGARDISDRFLIPEKLYGREKEVATLLAAFDRVAYPQENRVSKEEFNPQSQIPNPKSQIEIILVTGYSGIGKTAVVNEVHKPIVRQRGCFIRGKFDQFQRNIPFYAIAQALRDLISQLHSETPQQIEQWKVKILDAVGENGQVIIDVVPELERLIGVQPPVPELEPSAALNRFNLVFLKFMRVFSSPSHPLVIFLDDLQWADSASLKLIELLMSETDMRYLLLIGAYRDNEVLNGHPLMLTLEELRKKEVTVNTITLAPLNSNNLNRLIADTLICPPEIALPLTQQVYTKTKGNPFFSNQFLKALYEDGLINFNFEARYWQCDLAQVKAQCLTDDVVEFMALQLQKLPANTQEVLKLAACIGNSFDLNTLAIVYEKSPAETAADLWKALQEGLVIPKSEIYKFFHSSDRNLLSTANESESEQLQIANYELATYKFLHDRVQQAAYFLIPEERKKATHLKIGQLLLSNTPVERQEENILDIVNQLNYGAALISAPAERSQLAQLNLIAGRKVKASTAYTAALRYLTTGMKLLPKDSWQNHYDLTLALHEEAAEAAYLCGNFELMNLLFEDVLQQAKTLLDKVKVYEVKLQAYAAQKKFVEAIETALPILEQLGVSFPKSPSQLDIQYALESTAANWNSKQIEDLINLPDMTEADKKAALRFLASITAAAYIAIPQLLPLIVCEEINLSIKYGNAPLSAYSYAIYGTILCGVVGNLEAGYQFGQLALKTLARFHAKEITAKVSINVGGDIKHWQEHGRETLKFLRSGYQIGLETGDLEFAAYCGVYECFNSYLIGAELSQHEQEVAIYSRAFSQFKQETVCIWSAIHRQTVLNLMERSDRPSCLVGQAYNETESLPQHEKVNDRLALHILYFNKLTLSYIFGEFQQALANAEQAEKYLDGVTGMLVIPTFYLYDSLARMALYNDAPESEQKNILLKAIANQEKMENWANFAPMNHLHKLYLVQAELNRILDKKIEAMKMYDCAIAGAKENGYIQEEALADELAAKFYLEWGKAKIAQTYMIDAYYAYSRWGAKAKVEDLEKRYPELLTPILQQEKITFNLRDALATHPINKTISSTSKTISDVLDIYSVIKASQALSEEINLDKLLSKLMQVLMENAGAQKACLILTKSGNLDREALAICSSANGGSQSESIIQSIPIYSSTDTPMSIVNYVQNTKETLVIDDGASADRFTGDPYIIEHQPKSILCTPLLNQGHTIAILYLENNLTKAAFTSDRLEVLKVLCSQAAISLENARLYQESQNYAKQLEDSLEKLQEAQIQIVQGEKMATLGQLMAGIAHEINNPLGFIAGNIDHALEYTEDVIDHLSLYQQHYPEPAPEIEDDAEDIDLEFVLEDLPKMLSSMKQGTDRIRNISNSMRTFSRLDNSNKIRFNIHEGIDSTLVILHHRLKAKDTRPAVEVVKNYGELPEINCYPGQLNQVFMNILGNAIDALDQANNGKAYKEIEKNPNRITITTEIDRDNSQVAIRIADNGVGIPPEVKERVFEHLFTTKPVGKGTGLGLSISRQIVEKEHSGKLSCTSSIGQGTEFAIVIPIE
- a CDS encoding sodium:calcium antiporter; amino-acid sequence: MLEFIDRSLAINIGIFLLSALAIAISGSLMTAIADRLSEKTGLGQALMGALFLGFSTSLPGIVTSVTAAASGYPELAISNALGDIAAQTAFLGIADITYLEANLEYAAADAATLTQGTLLIVLLAIPLLTRAYPSVNIWGVHPASIALVATYIFGLRLVADAQNLPMWKPQQAEKTNVEELQATESDSPGLISLWLRFFLLALVLGIAGYGVEEAGVAIADSTSLSENAVGSLFTAISTSLPELVTTIAAVQRGAYTLAVSGVLGGNSFDVLVLALCDLVYPHGSIYPALTQDKVFVLALTILMTGILLLGLLRREEHGIGNIGFESFFVLLLYLGGFLLVFFSS
- the glsA gene encoding glutaminase A — translated: MASGDNREAEINPSEVVASPFQSFLNDLHLKYQSLRDGKVATYIPELAKANPDLFGICAIALDGRVFEVGDCHQLFTIQSISKVFVYGMVLEDRGRDYVLSKVGVEPTGDAFNAIVLDESSKRPYNPMVNAGAIATTSLIKGAGPTERLNRMLDMFRRYIGHNDIFIDISVFMSERTTGHRNRAMAHLMHHFGMIDEKIDEAIDLYFQQCSLMVNCHDLAVMAATLANNGINPITGEQAVDSSYVKDILSVMYTCGMYNYAGEWAYKVGLPAKSGISGGIIVVVPNQIGIAVFSPLLDERGNSVRGVKVCEELSRHFGLHMFDLAMGRCKVLEMLSNEEKI
- a CDS encoding SGNH/GDSL hydrolase family protein, encoding MLNKNLAIATAGVTIALSTGLLLPSATAAQSFDRIYVFGDSLSDIGNVYEATDKENPLSPPYFKGRYSNGPVWVEYLASDLKLPLNLNNNFAYGGATTGNSQSVPLGVLAQIEKFKASKSTSDRNPLYIIWAGANDYLGGGIDTTVPVNNLTSAVKSIAAVGGKNIVVVNLPDLGKLPGTRTTERATLLSNLTAKHNSELAAAIDNLRQQLNPDIKLKYLDVNSIFNQVSSNPSKYGFTNVTEPCFKVPIKCSNPDRYLFWDNIHPTTAAHKLLVELGSPTITDRPKSSNFSIPLFTIVLTALIFSILGFGLIAKRRKNSKNK